A stretch of the candidate division WOR-3 bacterium genome encodes the following:
- a CDS encoding DUF2905 domain-containing protein — MVFYLGRCYYYKMNFAAKILVLSGVILAVTGVILLVFKKTPFWGLPGYLRFSYKSCVCFFPITSCVLISLILSLLLFFFAENENIMKILDFERFFKLKL; from the coding sequence ATGGTTTTTTATTTAGGAAGATGTTATTATTACAAAATGAATTTCGCGGCAAAGATACTTGTATTATCCGGTGTCATACTCGCAGTGACGGGAGTTATACTTCTTGTGTTCAAAAAGACTCCTTTTTGGGGACTCCCCGGCTACTTGAGATTTTCCTACAAATCCTGCGTCTGTTTTTTCCCGATAACTTCGTGCGTATTGATTTCATTAATTTTATCTTTGTTGTTATTTTTTTTTGCAGAAAATGAAAATATTATGAAAATACTCGACTTCGAAAGATTTTTCAAGCTCAAATTATAA
- a CDS encoding glycosyltransferase family 4 protein has protein sequence MKICYLTHNYPRYDGDYSGLPFKHITHALAEKDYQFTIITPHAENLPEYEKRKNVEIIRFRYSTRESIAYTGKMQKFFKNPLYWNEFFSFFKKFYFSSRNAGNIFDLLHCHWMIPAGLIGKIIPCRKKLLSLHGSDVRFTSYYKLDRFAEYLFSDYDLILPVSKFLEETARKWVDKQKLVTAPFITNIDNFIYKPADNFMKPLRLLTVSRLSKQKNLSVPIEAVKRLVDEGYKLTYTIIGDGEEKESLLNQVKNLDLTAIVEFKGLINHREIPRLMKDYSVCLIPSFDEGFGISVIEARLAGRLVIGSDSGNVKYIIKDGKTGIKFNPYSAEDLVRKIKTVFNDPKRAIKIAQDSNTEAVKLYKFENQINTWNNIYSKFK, from the coding sequence ATGAAAATATGTTATCTGACTCATAATTATCCCAGATACGATGGCGATTATTCAGGTCTGCCATTTAAACACATAACCCACGCGCTCGCAGAAAAAGATTATCAGTTTACAATCATCACGCCACATGCTGAAAATCTTCCGGAATACGAAAAACGCAAAAATGTCGAGATCATCAGATTCAGATATTCTACCAGAGAAAGCATAGCATATACGGGTAAAATGCAGAAATTTTTTAAAAATCCTCTTTATTGGAACGAGTTTTTTTCGTTTTTTAAAAAGTTTTACTTTAGTTCGAGAAACGCCGGAAATATATTCGACTTACTGCATTGTCATTGGATGATCCCGGCCGGCTTGATAGGAAAAATTATTCCTTGCAGAAAGAAATTACTGAGTCTTCACGGATCAGATGTCAGATTCACATCTTATTATAAACTTGACAGATTCGCTGAATATCTTTTTTCTGACTACGATTTGATATTACCTGTTTCAAAATTCCTCGAGGAAACTGCCAGGAAATGGGTCGATAAACAAAAGCTTGTGACCGCACCGTTTATTACAAACATTGATAATTTTATATACAAACCCGCTGATAATTTCATGAAACCTTTACGCTTACTGACAGTATCAAGGCTCTCAAAACAAAAAAATCTGTCCGTCCCGATCGAAGCCGTGAAAAGACTTGTTGATGAAGGGTATAAACTGACATATACAATAATAGGCGATGGTGAGGAAAAAGAATCTCTGTTAAATCAGGTTAAGAATCTTGATTTAACTGCCATCGTTGAATTTAAAGGATTAATAAACCACAGAGAAATTCCGCGATTGATGAAAGATTATTCCGTGTGTCTTATCCCCTCTTTCGATGAAGGTTTTGGTATTTCGGTAATTGAAGCTCGGCTTGCGGGCAGACTTGTCATAGGATCAGATTCAGGAAATGTCAAATATATAATCAAAGACGGAAAAACAGGTATAAAATTCAACCCGTATTCAGCTGAAGATCTTGTCCGGAAAATTAAAACGGTTTTTAATGACCCCAAAAGAGCAATAAAAATTGCTCAAGATTCAAACACCGAGGCTGTTAAATTATATAAGTTTGAAAATCAAATAAACACATGGAATAATATTTATTCAAAATTCAAATAG